In Pelagibaculum spongiae, one genomic interval encodes:
- the nirB gene encoding nitrite reductase large subunit NirB, whose product MDKQNLVIIGNGMVGHHLVEQLVQHNLHQQFNLTVVGEEVRPAYDRVHLSALFDGKTADDLALTTADYYQKNNIQLILGNPVISIQRDKRLLVCESGGLIAWDKLVMATGSAPFVPPVPGRENPGCLVYRTIEDLQSIQEAAETATVGVVVGGGLLGLEAANAIKNLGLETHVVEFAPQLMPAQLDSTAGKLLERKITELGVKVHTNKNTKEIVNGSQSLLQMNFTDETQLSTDLIVFSAGIRPRDQLARDCDLTVGPRGGIEVDQQLTTSDSNIYAIGECALFDGKIFGLVAPGYTMARTLASHLAGETAAFTGADMSTKLKLLGVDVAAIGDGKGIDAQLNYKLIDDPAGVYKKLVISDDQKKLNGALLIGNVENYDTLLAQYLNQIDLPKDPVQLITPAKDGEQQAIELPGNSIICSCHNVSRDAINQAMDDGLLTLDEVKDETRASTGCGGCSAAVKTFVDQQLAKRGMEVSVDICPHFSYSRQQLFHLAKVGDIQDFDNLIAQHGTGAGCDICKPTAASIFASLENQYILDRPHRTLQDTNDRFLANIQKNGSYSVVPRIPGGEITPDKLIVIGQVAKKFDLYTKITGGQRIDLFGARLEQLPEIWQQLINAGFESGHAYGKSLRTVKSCVGSDWCRYGVQDSMGMAIELENRYKGLRSPHKIKFAVSGCTRECAEAQSKDIGVIATENGWNLYVCGNGGMKPRHAELFATDLDDQQLIKLIDRVLMFYIETAERLQRTSVWREQLDGGLGYLKSVVIEDSLGIAEQLEQQMQKVVGSYQCEWEATLNDQERLKQFQPFVNSKQADPSIQFDRKREQIIPLKEIS is encoded by the coding sequence ATGGACAAGCAAAATCTGGTCATTATTGGTAATGGAATGGTGGGCCACCATTTAGTGGAGCAACTGGTTCAGCATAACCTGCACCAGCAATTCAATCTGACAGTGGTTGGTGAAGAAGTCCGACCTGCCTATGATCGGGTTCATCTATCAGCACTATTCGATGGTAAAACCGCCGATGACTTAGCGCTCACCACCGCAGATTATTACCAGAAAAATAATATCCAGCTGATTTTGGGTAATCCAGTTATCAGCATCCAACGCGATAAACGATTATTAGTCTGTGAAAGCGGTGGCTTAATTGCTTGGGATAAGTTGGTCATGGCTACCGGCTCCGCTCCCTTTGTTCCGCCGGTTCCTGGTAGAGAAAATCCTGGTTGTTTGGTTTATCGAACCATCGAAGACTTGCAATCGATTCAAGAGGCAGCAGAAACCGCAACTGTCGGTGTAGTGGTCGGTGGCGGTTTGCTTGGGTTGGAAGCGGCCAATGCCATCAAAAACCTTGGCCTGGAAACCCATGTCGTTGAGTTCGCCCCTCAGTTAATGCCAGCGCAGCTCGATAGCACTGCCGGTAAATTATTGGAGCGAAAAATTACCGAGCTGGGCGTTAAGGTTCACACCAATAAAAACACCAAAGAAATTGTTAATGGCAGCCAGTCATTGCTGCAAATGAATTTCACTGACGAGACACAACTGTCTACTGATCTCATTGTGTTCTCGGCAGGTATTCGACCCCGCGACCAACTAGCAAGAGATTGCGATTTAACGGTTGGACCACGCGGCGGTATTGAAGTTGACCAACAACTCACCACCAGTGATTCGAATATTTATGCAATTGGTGAATGTGCATTATTCGATGGAAAAATCTTCGGACTGGTCGCACCGGGTTACACCATGGCGCGTACCTTGGCCAGCCATCTTGCCGGTGAAACTGCTGCATTTACCGGTGCAGACATGAGTACCAAATTAAAATTACTCGGTGTAGATGTTGCCGCAATTGGTGATGGTAAAGGTATCGATGCCCAGCTTAATTACAAGCTGATTGATGACCCAGCAGGCGTTTATAAAAAGTTGGTGATTAGCGATGATCAGAAAAAATTAAACGGTGCATTATTAATTGGTAATGTTGAAAACTACGATACTCTTTTAGCGCAATATTTAAATCAAATCGATCTGCCAAAAGATCCTGTTCAATTAATTACCCCAGCGAAAGATGGAGAACAACAAGCCATAGAGCTACCTGGAAACAGCATTATTTGCTCTTGTCATAATGTCAGCCGTGATGCCATTAATCAGGCAATGGATGATGGCCTTTTAACTCTCGATGAAGTTAAAGATGAAACCCGGGCATCAACCGGTTGTGGTGGTTGTTCTGCAGCAGTGAAAACTTTCGTCGATCAGCAACTGGCTAAGCGTGGCATGGAAGTATCAGTAGATATTTGCCCGCACTTTTCTTACAGCCGCCAACAGTTATTTCACTTGGCAAAAGTCGGCGACATTCAAGACTTCGATAATTTAATTGCTCAACATGGAACCGGTGCCGGTTGCGATATTTGCAAGCCAACCGCCGCTTCAATTTTTGCCAGTCTAGAAAATCAATACATTCTCGATCGGCCACACAGAACACTGCAAGATACTAACGACCGTTTTTTGGCCAACATTCAAAAAAATGGTAGTTACTCAGTCGTTCCAAGAATTCCCGGCGGGGAAATCACTCCCGATAAATTAATTGTCATTGGTCAGGTAGCTAAAAAATTCGATTTATATACCAAAATTACTGGCGGTCAGAGAATCGATTTATTTGGCGCTCGATTAGAGCAGTTACCAGAAATTTGGCAACAATTAATCAATGCCGGCTTTGAATCGGGTCACGCTTATGGCAAATCGCTACGCACGGTTAAATCTTGTGTCGGTTCTGACTGGTGCCGCTATGGCGTGCAAGACAGCATGGGCATGGCGATTGAATTAGAAAATCGTTACAAGGGTCTGCGTTCGCCACACAAAATTAAATTCGCCGTGTCTGGCTGCACCCGAGAATGCGCTGAAGCACAGAGCAAAGATATCGGTGTAATTGCCACAGAAAATGGTTGGAACTTATATGTATGCGGTAACGGCGGCATGAAACCACGCCATGCCGAGTTATTTGCTACCGACCTAGATGACCAACAATTAATTAAATTAATTGACCGCGTATTAATGTTTTATATCGAGACGGCAGAACGCTTACAGCGCACTTCGGTATGGCGCGAACAACTAGATGGCGGCTTGGGTTATTTAAAATCAGTCGTCATTGAAGATAGCTTGGGCATTGCCGAACAATTAGAACAACAAATGCAAAAAGTAGTTGGCAGCTACCAGTGCGAATGGGAGGCAACACTCAATGACCAAGAACGACTCAAGCAGTTTCAACCCTTTGTTAACAGTAAGCAAGCGGATCCAAGTATTCAGTTTGATCGCAAGCGCGAGCAAATTATTCCGCTCAAAGAAATCTCGTAA
- the nirD gene encoding nitrite reductase small subunit NirD → MPNKSWIDICSTEDLEPNGGVSALVGDVQIALFTLADGQVFALDNYDPFSRAMVLSRGIIGDIKGTAIVASPIYKQYFCLKTGQCLDDQDVMVRSWPVKIENQRVLLKNEQQKIAA, encoded by the coding sequence ATGCCAAATAAATCATGGATCGATATTTGCTCAACTGAAGATTTAGAGCCAAACGGCGGCGTATCTGCTTTGGTGGGCGACGTTCAAATTGCACTGTTTACCTTGGCTGATGGCCAAGTATTTGCTTTAGACAACTACGATCCTTTTAGTAGAGCAATGGTACTTTCTCGTGGCATTATCGGTGATATAAAAGGTACTGCAATCGTTGCATCACCTATTTACAAGCAATATTTTTGTTTAAAAACGGGCCAATGCCTCGATGACCAAGATGTCATGGTGCGTAGCTGGCCAGTTAAAATTGAAAATCAGCGGGTTTTACTAAAAAACGAACAGCAAAAAATAGCGGCTTAA
- a CDS encoding nitrate reductase produces the protein MDNHNNNKIKTTCPYCGVGCGLIAESKNRIYGDITHPANFGELCAKGSNLAASLNNNQRLPTAQVNQQPASLEHALDAIAEKISHCINEYGPESVAFYGSGQLLTEDYYVANKLMKGFIGSSNIDTNSRLCMASAVVAHQRAFGEDCVPGCYQDFDMADLVILVGSNAAWTHPIIYRRISEAKQKNPNMKLVVIDPRKTASCAYADLHLAINPDSDIALFNGLLRYLEQTDKTDKDYIEQHTEGFSKALEAASAKQAPLSELCGVPEQQLNTFFHWFSDTDKTVTAYCMGVNQSRCGSDKANAIINCHLATGRIGKPGASPFSLTGQPNAMGGREVGGLATQLAAHMGFETDSIDRVKRFWSAPNITTKPGLKAVDLFQAINAGKIKFLWVMATNPAVSMPELASVQSALEKIPHLVVSDKFPTETSHYADIILPAAGWGEKDGTVTNSERTISRQRSFLPLTDLIKPDWWAICQVAKRLGFSDAFNFESSADIFREHAALSAFENNDNNTSSQSKRIFNLAELSELSDDQYNELPPTQWPLKMDSISQFTSSRLFSDGQFATHNKKAQFIAIPSNTSRRLDKPQASSDVVNKPHATELMLILNTGRERDQWHTRSITGKIAKLNLHSWQPTAKLHPDDLASLGNPSHIEANNLQQTLIIKCQADVQQKLGEVFIPMHWGFTSSNQGQVNKLVTAEADPYSGQPSCKLTQITVKTATINWTGWLASLNKIDSFPKSSLWTEIKQNNQYLYHLSAADDISTSSNLLLDSLTKGALLAKEDSQQQQFTYALAAEKGGFDWWLQLSEKNSSNNLIEQETQPSDFENILQRASLNSDKKSSSRIICSCYSISQNQISQAIDGGCNSVNSLSRKLGCGNNCGVCKPELKAMLCDKQSIELS, from the coding sequence ATGGATAATCATAACAACAACAAAATCAAAACCACCTGTCCGTATTGTGGCGTCGGTTGCGGTCTGATTGCAGAATCTAAAAACCGTATCTACGGCGATATCACTCACCCAGCCAACTTTGGAGAGTTATGCGCCAAAGGCAGTAATTTGGCCGCTTCATTAAATAATAATCAGCGCTTGCCCACTGCTCAAGTTAACCAACAACCAGCAAGCCTAGAGCACGCACTCGATGCGATTGCCGAAAAAATTAGCCATTGCATTAATGAGTACGGCCCAGAGTCTGTTGCATTTTACGGTTCTGGTCAGTTATTAACTGAAGATTATTATGTCGCCAACAAATTAATGAAGGGCTTTATCGGCAGCAGTAATATTGATACCAACTCACGACTTTGCATGGCTTCTGCGGTAGTGGCACATCAGCGCGCGTTTGGTGAAGACTGCGTTCCAGGTTGCTATCAAGATTTCGATATGGCTGATTTGGTGATACTGGTTGGCTCCAATGCAGCTTGGACTCACCCGATTATTTACCGTCGAATCAGCGAAGCGAAGCAGAAAAACCCCAACATGAAACTGGTGGTGATCGACCCAAGAAAGACCGCCAGCTGCGCTTATGCCGATTTACATTTAGCGATTAATCCGGATAGCGACATTGCATTGTTTAATGGATTGCTGCGCTATTTGGAGCAAACCGACAAAACTGATAAAGATTATATCGAGCAACATACCGAAGGTTTTTCTAAGGCATTAGAAGCCGCAAGCGCTAAACAAGCTCCGTTGTCAGAACTTTGCGGCGTACCTGAGCAGCAGTTAAATACTTTTTTCCACTGGTTTTCCGATACCGATAAAACCGTTACCGCCTACTGCATGGGCGTCAACCAAAGCCGCTGCGGCAGTGACAAAGCCAATGCAATTATTAATTGCCATTTAGCTACCGGTAGAATTGGAAAACCCGGTGCTTCACCCTTTTCCCTTACCGGCCAGCCCAATGCCATGGGTGGCCGAGAAGTAGGCGGATTAGCTACCCAGTTAGCTGCTCATATGGGTTTTGAAACTGATTCAATTGACCGAGTAAAACGATTTTGGTCTGCACCAAACATTACAACCAAACCTGGGTTAAAAGCGGTCGATTTATTTCAGGCGATTAATGCTGGAAAAATTAAATTCCTTTGGGTGATGGCTACTAACCCAGCTGTCAGCATGCCTGAACTGGCATCGGTTCAATCTGCTTTGGAAAAAATTCCTCACTTGGTGGTGTCAGATAAGTTTCCGACCGAAACCTCACATTATGCCGATATTATTTTACCCGCAGCAGGCTGGGGCGAAAAAGACGGTACAGTCACCAATTCAGAACGCACTATTTCTCGCCAGAGAAGTTTTTTACCGCTGACTGATTTAATAAAACCGGACTGGTGGGCGATATGCCAAGTAGCGAAACGGCTTGGTTTTTCTGATGCTTTTAACTTTGAATCTTCAGCGGATATTTTTCGTGAGCATGCTGCATTATCTGCTTTTGAAAACAATGACAATAATACAAGCAGCCAAAGCAAACGAATATTTAACTTGGCAGAATTGTCTGAACTCTCTGACGACCAATACAATGAACTGCCACCGACACAATGGCCACTAAAAATGGATTCAATCAGCCAATTCACCAGCAGCAGATTATTTAGCGATGGTCAGTTTGCAACCCACAATAAAAAAGCACAATTTATTGCAATACCTTCCAACACATCACGTCGGTTAGATAAGCCGCAGGCGTCATCTGACGTTGTAAATAAACCTCATGCTACTGAACTTATGCTTATTTTAAATACTGGCCGTGAGCGAGACCAATGGCACACTCGAAGCATTACCGGAAAAATTGCCAAACTTAATTTACACAGCTGGCAACCCACCGCCAAATTACACCCAGATGATTTAGCCAGTCTTGGTAACCCATCGCATATCGAAGCAAATAATCTTCAGCAGACTTTAATCATAAAATGCCAAGCTGACGTACAACAAAAGTTAGGCGAAGTATTTATTCCAATGCATTGGGGATTTACTTCAAGTAATCAGGGGCAAGTTAATAAACTAGTCACCGCAGAAGCTGACCCCTATTCCGGGCAACCTTCCTGCAAACTGACTCAAATTACCGTTAAAACCGCCACCATTAATTGGACCGGATGGTTGGCCAGCTTGAATAAAATAGATAGTTTTCCTAAGTCTTCTTTATGGACGGAAATTAAACAAAATAACCAGTATTTATATCACCTGTCAGCTGCTGATGATATTTCAACCTCCAGTAATTTATTGCTAGATAGCTTAACCAAGGGTGCATTACTGGCAAAAGAAGACAGCCAACAGCAACAGTTCACTTACGCATTGGCTGCTGAAAAAGGTGGCTTTGATTGGTGGTTACAACTGTCTGAAAAAAACAGCTCAAATAATTTAATCGAACAAGAAACCCAGCCATCTGATTTTGAAAATATTCTGCAGCGAGCCAGTTTGAATAGTGATAAAAAAAGCAGCTCCAGAATAATCTGTAGCTGCTATTCAATATCACAAAATCAAATTTCTCAAGCAATCGATGGCGGTTGTAACAGTGTTAATTCACTTTCTCGAAAGCTGGGTTGTGGTAATAACTGCGGTGTTTGTAAGCCCGAGCTTAAGGCGATGCTTTGCGACAAACAATCCATAGAGTTGAGCTGA
- a CDS encoding type IV pilin protein yields the protein MKNKIIGVTLIELMIVVAIVGILASVAYPSYQGYIQAGRRETAREFIFLDIVQAQSKFMQDNRAYTKDFKELGFGNAVSTTYQDDYYEYTLSHPDNKNNKFKVRAVPINNHKDELCGYLEFEVPGYKTTSQKSTGKNCWKVEL from the coding sequence ATGAAAAATAAAATTATTGGCGTTACATTAATTGAATTAATGATCGTGGTTGCGATTGTTGGTATTCTGGCTTCAGTGGCTTATCCATCATATCAAGGATATATACAAGCTGGGCGAAGAGAAACTGCACGCGAATTTATCTTCCTTGATATTGTCCAAGCACAATCAAAATTTATGCAAGATAATCGGGCGTACACCAAAGATTTTAAAGAACTGGGTTTCGGTAATGCAGTGAGTACAACCTATCAAGATGACTATTATGAATACACACTCAGCCATCCTGACAATAAAAACAATAAATTTAAAGTGAGGGCGGTTCCGATTAATAATCACAAAGATGAATTGTGTGGTTATTTGGAGTTTGAAGTGCCAGGTTATAAAACTACTTCACAGAAATCGACCGGAAAAAATTGCTGGAAAGTTGAACTGTAA
- a CDS encoding type IV pilin protein, protein MNKKNKKGITLIELMIVIAIVAILAAIAWPSYQSSLQRGFRTQAMTLLGDIQAGQERFHSNAKKYTNDFLDLGMSTVSTSSITAADGRYEIQLTADNTSYSIVAIPKLSQVSDHCKRYLLNSLGQKRLASTGTTADSALPTSRCWAK, encoded by the coding sequence ATGAATAAAAAAAATAAAAAAGGCATAACGTTAATTGAGTTAATGATTGTTATTGCGATAGTGGCGATTTTGGCAGCGATTGCATGGCCGTCATATCAAAGCTCGCTGCAACGTGGTTTTCGCACTCAAGCAATGACGCTGTTAGGTGATATTCAAGCAGGGCAAGAACGCTTTCATTCCAATGCTAAAAAATATACCAATGATTTTTTAGATTTGGGAATGAGTACAGTTTCAACAAGTTCAATAACTGCTGCTGACGGACGTTATGAAATTCAGTTAACTGCGGATAATACCAGCTATTCTATAGTCGCAATTCCTAAATTGAGCCAAGTATCAGACCATTGTAAACGCTATTTGTTGAATAGTTTGGGACAGAAACGATTAGCGAGTACAGGTACAACAGCTGATTCTGCTTTACCAACCTCAAGATGTTGGGCAAAATAA
- a CDS encoding pilus assembly PilX family protein yields the protein MKNNNKNQQGYILAIALILLFIMTGLGVTALSNMSLNSRVSNNAETMSECFNSVDGAVSVAQKDAGSVSALFDGFSAALESGIAELYISDKSKLLAKATTEITSEMDNLENIEVYSRLTSKGTSCPRMAGASSIELWSCDYVEVTAINTSSRCSGVGGARVGLVRNVLKQGG from the coding sequence ATGAAAAACAATAATAAAAACCAGCAAGGTTACATATTAGCCATAGCGCTAATTTTGTTGTTTATTATGACCGGGCTTGGCGTTACTGCGCTGTCGAATATGTCGTTAAATTCCCGAGTTTCTAATAACGCTGAAACCATGAGCGAGTGTTTTAACTCGGTAGATGGTGCGGTGAGTGTGGCGCAGAAAGATGCCGGAAGTGTTTCAGCTTTGTTTGATGGTTTTTCCGCTGCGTTAGAATCTGGAATAGCAGAGCTTTATATTTCTGACAAAAGTAAATTGTTAGCAAAAGCAACCACAGAAATTACTTCTGAAATGGATAACTTGGAGAACATAGAAGTATACAGCCGCCTAACATCGAAAGGGACTAGCTGCCCTAGAATGGCTGGAGCATCAAGTATTGAATTGTGGAGCTGTGATTATGTAGAAGTGACAGCAATAAATACCAGTAGTCGGTGTAGTGGCGTGGGTGGTGCCAGAGTGGGTCTGGTCCGAAATGTCTTAAAGCAAGGAGGGTGA
- a CDS encoding PilW family protein → MKIKITNIKGLAQFKGLTIVELLISLAISSLLMAGMVTMVASNAAVFRDNETSAEAGENLRYSLDVLSRNITMAGFMGNTQPSNVSATTDLTNKTAALFADRTKDNSKYADPANFNNFVWYGNLKSTGLSDFSSKDINGLVVKQALSGGLSLDKDEITTPHALYILANPFTAQVYSSGAAAKPTDSAENRTSGDTTSPLVMPVGSDIPGGRLYQYQTFIYTIENDANTNTPSLIQYSLKPVASGSGTAATLTGFTFTAETLVENVTEFEFKFGVDTDGDSVLDEYKESGNMVVAATADASAIDYWNDVRSMVVKVKANVSDATNAVSNSLGTTVVLRNLAIQQGAG, encoded by the coding sequence ATGAAAATAAAAATAACAAACATCAAAGGCCTTGCTCAATTTAAAGGCTTAACCATCGTCGAGCTGTTAATCAGTTTGGCGATTAGTTCGTTGTTAATGGCGGGCATGGTCACCATGGTGGCATCAAACGCAGCCGTTTTTCGAGATAACGAAACCAGTGCAGAAGCCGGTGAAAACCTTCGATATAGCCTTGATGTGTTATCTCGAAATATTACCATGGCGGGTTTTATGGGTAATACCCAGCCATCCAATGTGTCAGCCACTACCGATTTAACTAATAAAACAGCAGCGCTTTTTGCAGACAGAACCAAAGACAATAGTAAATATGCAGACCCCGCAAATTTTAATAATTTCGTTTGGTACGGAAATTTAAAAAGTACCGGGCTAAGTGATTTTTCTAGTAAAGATATTAATGGATTGGTGGTTAAGCAAGCACTGTCTGGTGGTTTGTCTTTAGATAAAGATGAAATCACAACACCCCATGCCTTATATATTCTTGCCAACCCATTTACCGCTCAAGTTTATTCGAGCGGTGCTGCTGCTAAACCAACTGACAGTGCAGAAAATAGAACTTCAGGTGACACTACATCCCCTTTGGTGATGCCAGTCGGTTCCGATATTCCAGGTGGTAGGCTATATCAGTATCAAACTTTTATTTACACCATTGAAAATGATGCCAACACAAATACTCCATCTTTAATTCAATATTCATTAAAACCAGTGGCTTCTGGATCGGGTACTGCTGCAACATTAACCGGCTTTACTTTCACCGCAGAAACTTTGGTAGAGAATGTGACGGAATTTGAATTCAAGTTTGGTGTCGATACCGATGGCGACTCAGTGCTCGATGAGTATAAAGAATCAGGAAATATGGTGGTTGCAGCTACAGCAGACGCAAGTGCAATTGATTATTGGAATGATGTGCGAAGCATGGTGGTAAAGGTTAAAGCGAATGTTTCTGATGCTACCAATGCTGTCTCAAATTCTTTGGGCACCACAGTAGTGTTAAGGAATTTAGCCATTCAGCAGGGAGCGGGTTAA
- the pilV gene encoding type IV pilus modification protein PilV, which yields MNKKNKGFSLLEVMITLVIIAVGMLGVAGMSLKASFLNIENAQKNEALYLANDIVNRMRANSDNASDYVGTTVGANPDPDGNASIVDDDLGSWKSEVESRLVAGTGCIYEEDGKVLVAVAWQSDAPLGDAISNIKKRYSASSAKSMVGKADACGNGKYNNGNKINQFRQAVVVNTYIG from the coding sequence ATGAATAAAAAAAATAAAGGTTTTTCTCTGCTGGAAGTAATGATTACTTTAGTGATTATTGCGGTGGGTATGCTCGGCGTTGCCGGTATGAGCCTGAAAGCCAGCTTTCTAAATATTGAAAATGCCCAAAAAAACGAAGCCCTGTATTTAGCCAACGATATTGTTAATCGGATGCGGGCGAATTCAGATAATGCTTCCGATTATGTTGGCACGACAGTAGGTGCTAATCCTGACCCTGATGGTAATGCCAGTATTGTTGATGACGATCTCGGTAGCTGGAAAAGCGAAGTCGAAAGTCGGTTAGTTGCTGGGACTGGCTGTATTTATGAAGAAGATGGAAAAGTTTTGGTAGCCGTTGCATGGCAGTCAGACGCGCCGTTAGGTGATGCTATTAGCAATATTAAAAAGCGCTATTCAGCTTCTTCAGCAAAAAGCATGGTCGGAAAAGCAGATGCTTGTGGAAATGGAAAATATAACAATGGAAATAAAATAAATCAGTTTCGCCAAGCGGTAGTAGTCAATACATATATTGGATAA
- a CDS encoding GspH/FimT family pseudopilin: MQKYKKGFTLVELMITMALLAILATVAIPSFQNSIYRKHSETAGYEMASLVRLARSEALVRASEVRICDVAKLTTDNECPDDGNSWNGDVAVVAKKQGAATFETLAVVQGLSVINATSTNLGDTIILDLQGRTKTRAFKLCDKKNIACRDFTITPRGRTHVEKHVVATTP; this comes from the coding sequence ATGCAGAAATATAAGAAGGGGTTCACCCTCGTAGAATTGATGATCACTATGGCCCTGTTGGCGATTCTCGCCACAGTGGCCATTCCTTCCTTTCAAAACTCTATCTACAGAAAACATTCCGAAACTGCCGGTTACGAAATGGCGAGTTTGGTTCGGCTTGCCCGATCTGAAGCGCTAGTGCGTGCCAGTGAAGTTCGCATTTGTGATGTGGCAAAGCTCACTACCGATAATGAATGTCCCGATGATGGTAATAGCTGGAACGGTGACGTTGCAGTGGTTGCTAAAAAACAAGGTGCGGCAACATTTGAAACTCTGGCTGTTGTTCAAGGGCTGAGTGTAATTAATGCAACTAGTACAAATCTGGGCGACACCATTATTTTGGACTTACAAGGACGGACTAAAACCCGAGCTTTTAAGTTGTGCGATAAAAAAAATATTGCCTGTAGAGATTTCACAATTACGCCTCGCGGTAGAACTCATGTTGAAAAACATGTGGTAGCTACAACCCCATAA